Below is a genomic region from Ferrovibrio sp. MS7.
CTGGCGCATGCCCTTCTCATCGACGATGGTAAGCGCATCCTTGCCGGTCTCCACCATCAGCGCGAACACATCCTTGGCCAGACGGCCGGAGATGGTGTTGTCGGCGATCAGGTCGATCAGGCCGCCGAGCTTCGCGGCGGTGATGGTGAAGTCGGCCATGCTCTGGCCGGACTTGTTCAGCACGCCGAAATACTCGGTGATCACCCAGTTGGCGCAGAGCTTCGGGTCACGACCCTTGGCGACGGCTTCGTAGAAGTCAGCCGCCTCCTTCTCCGCCACCAGTACGCTGGCATCATAGGGGCTCAAGCCCAGCTTCTCGATGAAGCGCGCCTTCTTCTCGTCGGGCAGTTCCGGCAAAGTCGCCTTGATGCCATCGACCCAGGCCTGCTCGAATTCCAGCGGCAGCAGGTCGGGATCCGGGAAGTAGCGGTAGTCATGCGCTTCTTCCTTGGAGCGCATGCTGCGGGTGATGCCCTTGGCGGTATCGAACAGGCGGGTCTCCTGGTCGATCTTGCCGCCATCCTCCAGAATCTCGATCTGGCGGCGGGCTTCATACTCGATGGCCTGCTGCACGAAGCGCACGGAATTGACGTTCTTGATCTCGCAGCGGGTGCCCAGCGGGCCGCCTGGCTTGCGCACGGAGACGTTGACGTCGGCGCGCATCGAACCTTCGTCCATGTTGCCGTCGCAGGTGCCGAGATAGCGCAGGATGGTGCGCAGCTTCTTGAGATAGAGGCCGGCTTCTTCCGAATTGCGCATGTCCGGCTCGGAGACGATCTCCATCAGCGCCACGCCGGAGCGGTTGAGGTCGATGAAGCTCTCGCGCGGGCTCTGGTCATGCAGGCTCTTGCCAGCATCCTGTTCCAGATGCAGCCGCGTGATGCCGATGGTGCGGGTGCTGCCATCGGGCATGTCGAGCAGCAATTCGCCCTTGCCCACCACCGGCTGCAGATACTGGCTGATCTGGTAGCCCTGCGGCAGATCGGCGTAGAAGTAGTTCTTGCGGTCGAATACCGAATGCAGGTTGATCTGCGCCTTGAGGCCGAGGCCGGTGCGCACCGCCTGCTCGACGCAGAAGCCGTTGATCACCGGCAGCATGCCGGGCATGGCGGCATCGACAAGGCTGACCTGATGGTTCGGCGCCGCACCGAATTCGGTAGCGGCACCGGAGAACAGCTTGGCCTTGGAAGCGACCTGGGCATGCACTTCCATGCCGATGACGATTTCCCACGGACCAGTAGCGCCCTGGATATAGTTCTTTTCCGGATTCTCGCTCATGTCACTTGCTCCACCAGGCTTCCGGCATCGCCTTGTAATCCGCCGCCTGCTCGATGCTGCGCGCCACGCGTAGCAGGGTCGCTTCATCGAACGGCTTGCCGATGAGCTGCAGGCCGAGCGGCAGGCCATCGCTGTTCAGATTGGTCGGCACCGAAATCGCCGGCACGCCGGCCAGGTTGATCGGCACGGTGAACACGTCGTTGAGATACATCGCCACCGGATCGTCGCTGTTGGCGCCAATCGGGAAAGCGGCATTCGGCGAGGTCGGCGTCAGGATTGCATCGACACGCTGGAAGGCGGTGTCGAAATCCTTCTTGATCAGCGTCCGCACCTTCTGCGCCTTGGTGTAATAGGCATCGTAATAGCCCGCCGAGAGCACATAGGTGCCGATCATGATGCGGCGCTGCACCTCGCGGCCGAAACCGGCACCGCGGGTATTCTCATACATCTCGGTGAGGTCCTTGCCCGGCACGCGCAGGCCGTAGCGCACGCCATCGTAGCGTGCGAGATTCGACGAGGCTTCGGCCGGTGCGACGATGTAGTATGCGGCAAGTGCGTGGTATGTGTGCGGTAGGCTGATATCCACCACTTCGGCCCCGGCGGCACGCAGCCATTCCTTGCCGCGCTCCCAGAGCGCGGCGATTTCCGGGTTCATGCCGTCCATGCGGTATTCGCGCGGAATACCGATGCGCAGCCCCTTCACGCCGGCGTCCAGATTGGCGGTGTAATCCGCCACCGGCAGATCCACCGAGGTGCTGTCCTTGGTATCGAAGCCGGCCATGCCCTGCAGCAGCAGCGCGCAATCGCGCACGGTCTTGCCCATCGGGCCGGCCTGATCCAGCGACGAGGCATAGGCGATGATGCCCCAGCGCGAAACGCGGCCATAGGTCGGCTTGATGCCGGTGACGCCGCACAAGGCCGCCGGCTGGCGGATCGAACCGCCGGTATCGGTGGCGGTGGCGCCGAGCGCGAAGCCGGCGGCGACGGCGGCGGCGGAACCGCCTGACGAGCCGCCCGGCACCAGCTTCTCGCCATTCTTGCCGCGCCAGGGATTCACCGT
It encodes:
- the gatB gene encoding Asp-tRNA(Asn)/Glu-tRNA(Gln) amidotransferase subunit GatB, with translation MSENPEKNYIQGATGPWEIVIGMEVHAQVASKAKLFSGAATEFGAAPNHQVSLVDAAMPGMLPVINGFCVEQAVRTGLGLKAQINLHSVFDRKNYFYADLPQGYQISQYLQPVVGKGELLLDMPDGSTRTIGITRLHLEQDAGKSLHDQSPRESFIDLNRSGVALMEIVSEPDMRNSEEAGLYLKKLRTILRYLGTCDGNMDEGSMRADVNVSVRKPGGPLGTRCEIKNVNSVRFVQQAIEYEARRQIEILEDGGKIDQETRLFDTAKGITRSMRSKEEAHDYRYFPDPDLLPLEFEQAWVDGIKATLPELPDEKKARFIEKLGLSPYDASVLVAEKEAADFYEAVAKGRDPKLCANWVITEYFGVLNKSGQSMADFTITAAKLGGLIDLIADNTISGRLAKDVFALMVETGKDALTIVDEKGMRQVTDTGAIEKVIDEVMAANADKVAEYRSGKDKLFGFFVGQTMKASGGKANPAAVNELLKKKLAG
- the gatA gene encoding Asp-tRNA(Asn)/Glu-tRNA(Gln) amidotransferase subunit GatA produces the protein MSLDPARLTIADALAGLAKKEFTSVELTEACIKAMQAAKPLNAVITETPEQAIAMARASDARRAAGSAGLLDGIPIAVKDLFCTEGVLTTAASHILDGFKPAYESTATAKLWAEGAVMLGKVNLDEFAMGSSTESSYYGPTVNPWRGKNGEKLVPGGSSGGSAAAVAAGFALGATATDTGGSIRQPAALCGVTGIKPTYGRVSRWGIIAYASSLDQAGPMGKTVRDCALLLQGMAGFDTKDSTSVDLPVADYTANLDAGVKGLRIGIPREYRMDGMNPEIAALWERGKEWLRAAGAEVVDISLPHTYHALAAYYIVAPAEASSNLARYDGVRYGLRVPGKDLTEMYENTRGAGFGREVQRRIMIGTYVLSAGYYDAYYTKAQKVRTLIKKDFDTAFQRVDAILTPTSPNAAFPIGANSDDPVAMYLNDVFTVPINLAGVPAISVPTNLNSDGLPLGLQLIGKPFDEATLLRVARSIEQAADYKAMPEAWWSK